One part of the Gemmatimonas sp. UBA7669 genome encodes these proteins:
- a CDS encoding sodium:solute symporter family transporter: protein MSERVQMLTVALLYFAVVAGIGIYSARRTRTARDFFVAGRGVGLVTLAIAAMATTLSGFTFIGGPGLIYRVGLGAMFIILPAALTNTMGAAVLARRLRALVDKREVFTIPEALAARYRSRAVQGWSAVAILLAVVSYMATNLLALGLVLESTLGLSLASAICVGALVVLAYSASGGILAGLYTDVFQGLLMAVASTAVFAYALDSGGGMASMSRTLLSEAPGFLSPWGSLSPLAALSFFFVFGIGTLGQPHVAHKYFMLRDASQLRWFPAVLTLAMTLTLLLFVGVGVAVKVQVLRGVMPPLSHPDDATPAFLRAFTPGPLAALVLSAVTAAIMSTVNSFLSIGAAACTRDLPRAFGMTPRDELRRGRAWTVVLTLLSVLVALRSDTLVAFIGIFGWGLFASTLVPALAIGFNWPGATAAAALASIVTGLVATLSIESLAYLGWFRFPSGVTATALALVLSLLVFFVVSWFTRETAASALDDDLRAVMDA from the coding sequence GTGAGTGAGCGCGTGCAGATGCTGACCGTCGCGCTGCTGTATTTCGCCGTGGTGGCGGGCATTGGCATCTACTCGGCGCGCCGCACGCGCACGGCGCGCGACTTTTTTGTGGCCGGACGCGGTGTGGGGCTGGTGACGCTGGCCATCGCAGCCATGGCCACCACGCTGTCGGGCTTCACGTTCATTGGCGGGCCAGGCCTCATCTATCGCGTGGGCCTCGGCGCCATGTTCATCATTCTGCCCGCCGCGCTCACCAACACCATGGGCGCGGCCGTGTTGGCGCGGCGACTCCGCGCATTGGTGGACAAGCGCGAAGTCTTCACCATTCCTGAAGCGCTGGCGGCGCGCTATCGCTCGCGCGCGGTGCAGGGCTGGTCGGCCGTGGCCATTCTGCTCGCGGTGGTGAGTTACATGGCCACCAACCTGCTGGCGCTGGGTCTGGTGCTCGAAAGTACGCTGGGACTGAGTCTTGCTTCGGCCATTTGTGTGGGCGCGCTGGTGGTACTGGCCTACAGCGCGAGCGGCGGCATTCTGGCCGGACTCTACACCGATGTGTTTCAGGGTCTGCTCATGGCCGTGGCGTCGACGGCGGTGTTTGCCTACGCACTGGACAGTGGCGGCGGTATGGCCAGCATGTCCCGTACGCTGCTCAGCGAAGCGCCCGGCTTTCTTTCGCCGTGGGGCAGTCTCAGTCCTCTGGCCGCGCTGAGTTTCTTCTTTGTATTCGGCATTGGCACACTCGGGCAACCGCATGTCGCGCACAAGTATTTCATGCTGCGTGATGCCTCGCAGCTGCGCTGGTTTCCCGCCGTGCTCACGCTGGCCATGACGCTGACACTACTGCTGTTCGTGGGCGTTGGTGTGGCGGTCAAGGTGCAGGTGCTGCGCGGCGTCATGCCCCCGCTGTCGCACCCGGACGATGCCACGCCGGCATTCCTGCGCGCCTTCACGCCGGGGCCACTGGCCGCGTTGGTGTTGTCGGCGGTGACGGCCGCCATCATGAGCACGGTGAATTCGTTTCTCAGCATTGGGGCGGCCGCCTGCACACGCGACCTGCCACGCGCGTTTGGCATGACGCCGCGCGATGAACTGCGCCGCGGCCGCGCGTGGACCGTGGTGCTGACCCTGTTGTCGGTGCTGGTGGCCCTGCGCTCCGATACCCTGGTGGCATTCATTGGCATTTTTGGCTGGGGGCTGTTTGCCAGCACGCTGGTGCCCGCGCTGGCCATCGGCTTCAATTGGCCGGGCGCCACAGCGGCCGCCGCGCTGGCCTCCATTGTCACCGGGCTGGTGGCCACGCTCAGCATCGAGTCGCTGGCCTATCTCGGGTGGTTTCGCTTTCCGTCGGGCGTGACCGCGACGGCGCTGGCCCTGGTGCTGTCGCTTCTGGTGTTCTTTGTCGTGAGCTGGTTTACGCGCGAAACAGCGGCCAGTGCCTTGGATGACGACCTGCGCGCGGTGATGGACGCCTGA